aatatattattgttCATTTCAACCATGGTGGCCTGTATGGATTCCATTGTAATTTAAAGCAgtacattataatataataaaatgaaatgtaatatttcgtTCTGTCATCTCAGTAATTCATTCTGTGCCCTCACCAGTTCTGTGTGCTTTCCGTGCTTATTGCCTATCATTGGCAGTATTGTGTAGGTGGGAGGACGTTTTGCTGCTTTCTGAATCCAAGTGTTTCTTTTCGTCTTCTTTAGGGGTTCTGATTGTTCAGCATACAACTGCTCTGTCTTCATTACTGCAGTCATTTACTTGTTTGCTTCCTCTTCATAATCGAAGCAGTAATTATTGTTCTTACTTAGAAACATGGAAATTTGGGAACAtccaaaaacagactggataggatccttggatcacttaatttaatggacaccaaacgagcatgaggggcaaatggcctcctctccattggacactgtcttgtgttcttatgttctagacACTtgtaaaccctaaccctaaccctttgACATTTGTAAAATCAAGTAAATCAATTTCTTATTAGGTTAGAATCCTATTCATGTAATAATGTGTTATGTTAATTAACTTTAAGTACAAATGTGCACATGTGGCAGTAAATGCATTATGTCTGAAGAACATCTTTACAGAATGGCATCATGGTTTACATCTGTAGGTGTCAGGGCTCCCTCCACATCTCCAACAGCCCCCTTGCTGAACAGCTGGGACACTCGTTCCTGCAGGGGGTCAGCTCTGTTTGATCGGGCAGACCTCAGCCCGTGCTTTACATGCCACAATTTCCTTTGTTTGGATGTGCATGTCATTCAGCCTCTTTAAATTATGTCCATGTTCACTTAACAATgtcaagacatttttttttcttcttttacagCAGGTTGAGCTCAGAGTCTGTAAATCTGACCTTTTCTGctatctgtttttgtgtgtttgatgttttccttCTGCCTCTTTTTTGCTACATTTGCAATATTTAGTGTTTTCAAATGTTCCTGCTTCATCTCAACCCCACTAGTTTAGATTTTCTCATTGCTTGGCCTCCTTTCTTGTCCTGCGACATGAAGCAGAGTCATTAACATACAGAACACCGTTTCCGACAGTTTTTATGGTCATCCACCCATTACGACTGTCGGAAACCCTCAGAACAGGGGTTGATTTTCAGGGGGAAAGAAACTTTCAGAAAAAGTCATGTGGGATACAGCAAGTTTTGAACTGTCGGAAGGTTCTTTTGATTTTCAGGGCCTGTCAGGTCTATTCCTCTTTGTTTAGGCaaatttacactgccatttctgatacGGGTCAAAGGCATCGGTACATTTGGTCCTGCTCAGAAAGTGCAGTGTAAACGCTCAGGGATCGGATCAAATGcacctctcagggagatggtacagatccgAATCAAAGGCTTCGTTAGCATCTGATCCTGGCAGTGTGACACTCGACCGGCTCcagtcccagcatgcactgcggaggtgtgtgttttataGGCAGGCGTCAGACAAACACCCTTCAGTGGAGCACATAGGAGAACActtccctaaaataaaaactgggggggttgggggaggTATCCAGTGTGGGGATTTTCCAGCTTTTGACTGGAAGGGCTATGGAGCACATCGTGGATGTTTCTAAGGAGTTGCCACCCTGTTTGGGTTAGGGAGAACCATCACTCAAACCTAGTGGCAGAGCCATGATCTAGGCCTCCCTGAAAACCCCGCCCTCATGGCAAAACTGTgccaagacaaaacaaaaaaaagtgaaagcaaAGAACCTGGCGGTAAAAGCACAGATCGCAGGATTGTAACCACAGACAGCGACTCCAGGCGAGTGCGTCAGTCAAATGGACTCAATCAGTtagagttttgctctcgatttaaaattatttgctttcaggatttttagttttgcttttgatatcattatttttgtttacaattctatacagcttgctttcaattttgttttatttttcatcttaaCATCCATTTTTTCtcaacaatgttttattttgaatttattttgttacttttggtgttaatttgagcccatacagatcattaatatagattagattactgatccctgtggaactccactaacaacctcactccagttagaagcgactcctctaatcgacaccctctgtttcctagacatcaaccagttcataatccatctacttacattaccctgaatgcctacagctttgAGGATCaggctttggtgtggaaccttatcaaaagctttctgaaaatctaagtatatcatatcatatgctttcacatgatctacagctgcagttgcatgttcaaaaaactgtAATAAAGACATGATCttcctcgtctaaacccatgttgactatctccaagaatatggttttcattatgatgctcctctattttctgtctaataattttttccaacattttacaggtgatgcaggtgagactgattggtctgtaatttcctggctcagttttgtcctctttcttgtggattggtatgacatttgctgtcttccagtcagttggcacatcccctgttctaagtgtcatttggaatatttgagttagcggcctataaataatttccctcatttctttaagtactgttggaaatatcccatctggcccatgtgatttgtttgtttttaattctgctcgtccctttagtacctcctcctcatttatcctgatctctcttagggtttgactggactgattgttaacctgtggcatgtcatctgtcttttcttttgtaaaaatctctgtgaaaaactcatttagaacatttgccacatcttgttcattttccaagatacttcaatttttgcccttaatctgtttcacctcctcctttattgacctcttgctgttgtaatattgaaaaaagctctttgcattagttttagctccaaaggctatgtttctttctatttccctctttgctttcttgatccctttcttaaactcttattctttgtattttgtttagtctccatcccttttgtatgtgctatagaACATTTTCTTTATCTTGATATGCTTTTGCATAATTCTAttaaccattttggccactgatttttggtcctcaatttgctaagttttgtgTGAGAGCAGTATGGACTGTGCCGTGTGTTCCAGTGTTCTCCTCCTTTATCCTTGGTGTGATCATCAGAGTGATCGCTGCTGCAGTCCTGGTCCTGATCGCTGTGATTGTGGGAGGCATCATCTGGAGGACgagttcaggtgagagagagatgcatttcTCCTGCACGGCACAAAACACGCCCACACGAGAGAAACAAACCAGTGAAATCAGCAGGTCCCCCCCACGCTTTTTGTCTTTGCTCtatctttattattatacatacatCTATTTATTATCTGTATTTCCTTTAGTAACACATTGGCAATACATTAAGACAATCCAATAAAGCAGCTTGAATTGAATCTGAAGGGGGGGCTCAGTGAAGGAGTtactgagaaagagagagagaggcagggaggcagCAGTGACCGACACTGTAAACAGACTTCCTATAGGGGGCAGATTCGCATGTAGCAGGGCAGTGGTTAAAGGGTAAATAAAGCAGTAATTGAAATGAAAGCTCTGCCACTGTCAGTCATTTCACTCTCAGTCACACAACATCACGCGCAGTGTTGAGTTTGAAACAGACTGTCATATGTGTGAAGTGTGGTGCCGTTGAGGGCTCTGCTGTACTGACGGCTCTGTGATTTGTTCCACAGGGTCGACGGGTGTCGTTATTGATCGTTCTCCAGGTGAGTGTGTGGACGTGTGCGGagactgtgtgtcagtgttctgGTCCAGCCCCCTCACTGTCCAGCCCCACAGCCCCCTCACTCTCCAGCCCCCTCACTGTCCAGCCCCACAGCCCCCTCACTGTCCAGCCCCGTCACTGTCCAGGCCCACAGCCCCCTCACTGTCCAGCCCTTCAGCCCCCTCACTGTCCAGCCCCGCAGCCCCCTCACTGTCCAGCCCTTCAGCCCCCTCACTGTCCAGCCCCGCAGCCCTCTCACTGTCCAGCCCTTCAGCCCCCTCACTGTCCAGACCCGCAGCCCCCTCACTGTCCAGCCTTTCAGCCCCCTCACTGTCCAGCCCCCTCACTGTCCAGCCCCGCAGCCCTCTCACTGTCCAGCCCTTCAGCCCCCTCACTGTCCAGACCCACAGCCCCCTCACTGTCCAGCCTTTCAGCCCCCTCACTGTCCAGCCCCCTCACTGTCCAGCCCCGCAGCCCTCTCACTGTCCAGCCCTTCAGCCCCCTCACTGTCCAGCCCCACAGCCCCCTCACTGTCCAGCCCTTCAGCCCCCTCACTGTCCAGCCCCCTCACTGTCCAGGCCCACAGCCCCCTCACTGTCCAGCCCTTCAGCCCCCTCACTGTCCAGCCCCCTCACTGTCCAGGCCCACAGCCCCCTCACTCTCCAGCCCCCTCACTGTCCAGCCCCACAGCCCCCTCACTGTCCAGCCCCCTCACTGTCCAGGCCCACAGCCCCCTCACTGTCCAGCCCTTCAGCCCCCTCACTGTCCAGCCCCACAGCCCCCTCACTGTCCAGTCCTTCAGCCCCCTCACTGTCCAGCCCCCTCACTGTCCAGCCCCGCAGCCCTCTCACTGTCCAGCCCTTCAGCCCCCTCACTGTCCAGCCCTTCAGCCCCCTCACTGTCCAGCCCCGCAGCCCTCTCACTGTCCAGCCCTTCAGCCCCCTCACTGTCCAGCCCTTCAGCCCCCTCACTGTCCAGCCCTTCAACCCCCTCACTGTCCAGCCCCACAGCCCTCTCATTGTCCAGCCCTTCAGCCCCCTCACTGTCCAGCCCTTCAGCCCCCTCACTGTCCAGCCCCCGTCACTGTCCAGCCCCGCAGCCCCCTCACTGTCCAGCCCTGCAACCCCCTCTCTGTCCAGGAACAAACAGTACAATAATTGTCCAGTCTTGGCATTGGAAGGTGTTTGCAGAGACTGTGActccaggagagagaggggtgtgAATCAACTGGAGGGGGGACTGCAGTGAAGAAAGTAGCAGGAATTACTTTAATCTGTTCCTCCTTCATTCCAGGTgactttaaaataagtaaataaaaaagaagacaGAAAAAAAGTTCCCTGGCTGCATTTCATCGGTTCTGATTGATGAAAACCTGGAGACAGTGTGGCCCTCACACTGGGTGTGTCCTTGTCAGCCATTGTCCATCATGTCACTGTCGAGTTCAATCCACATGGCATTAAGTCACTCTGAGACCTTGATGGGCAGAGCCCATGTCACTGTGCAGAGGTCAGCGAGCGCGGACTGCACCCCTCCTCCGCAGTGGACCTGGTTGCGGTGCTGTCTGCGCTGGTGCTGTTACACTAGCTGTCAGAGGATCAGGGTAGTGTTTAGACACCTCAGTTCACTCAACTCTCAGCCTCACTGCTGTCCAATGTGGCCTTCAGCTGATGTGAGTGAACCTGAATACTTTCACATGATCCTGTCTGCACAGTCTGTCTTTTTTAacttcatttttacattttgtaactgTGTCTTTTAGCATAAAACATGGAAGCTTTCTAGTGCCAAAATGCAAAACAGTACATATGTTGAAATAGAACATGTTGTAGACAACACAAGCTTTTGTGTTTTATCCCTGCTCATTTGCTTTACAGCATCATAGTATTTTAAAGccacaattaaatataatactaATGCTTTACGTTGCTTAAAGCAGCGCGATGACAGTGACTGAATTAAATGTACTACCTGCATTGCAGTGCGTCAGTATTGTGTTTTACCTGATGACTCCATGTGAAGAGagacaaaatgaaatacaatgtgGGGGTGGAGACTGGATTTAAATCATACTACCTtttttttggcaaatatatacacaaattcatatacttttttattttatattattatttttatttcttggcagatgcccttatacagggtgacttacaacataagtgcaaaacaaagtgcaaaaatacagttaagtaaagccatcaatcattacaaattcaatttaactaaaacatagcaattcaaaatataatacattttacatctcccaatttacacaggcaagtacagtaagtgaggtcctacatcctggacgttaaaagctaagtgctgtcaagatgtaggttCACAgtataccttcctaactgagaagTGTAGGCTTGTGGTAAAGGAGTTGTCTATGACCGGCAACAGCTCTTAAATTCTGTGTTTCATACATACAGGCCTGTGTTAACCAAAGCACAACAGTTTGTCAGTCCCTTCCCGTGTCCTGTGTGTATATAAGCGGGCATCTCAGTCTGCCAGTGAAGGGACACCGGGGGAGGCTGTCAGTCCAGGGTTGCTTTCCCGGTCCAGGGAGCTACATGAAATGCTGGCCCTGAGTTTTGCTGTAAATGATTCCTGATGAGTGAAAGGAAACGGGACAAACCACCTCAATGTCAGGAGAAACAGTTCAGACAGGACGCTGTAAACTGACTGGCCTTATTTACtgatttactttttatgcaAAAATAATTCTAGTCATGTCCTATCACAAATGTTTTTCAGTGCATTCAGTTTTTATTATCTTGTGTTCTCTGAGAGGACAGGTATCAGAGCAATGAATGCATGATCAATATGAATGTTTTTGCAATACTGTAACAAGTCACAGCAGTGAAGGACTTCTCACGTCTGaatctgtgagagagagagatggattgatACCCAGCACTCAGGGCCTGGACACTTCTGATGGgctgcaaaaaacaaactgttCAGCCAATCAGCATGTCAGCATCACTAGTGTCCAGGCAGAGACTGGCAGAGCAGATTGACTGGCTCCCTCGTAAACACTGGAAGAGTTTAACCCTTCTCTCTCCAGACTCCGCAATGTGTTAGTACAACTGCAAGCAGCACACAtcgacacacacaaacacgcactgacaaaaacacacacacactgcaagtGGAGGAATTGTTTTATTGAGAAGCAGGTGGCCAAAGGCCTGTGAGGCAGTGGCTCCTGTACGGAGATATTTACACATCACTGgattacatacacacacctctGGACTCTCCCAGAGCCAACGTCCTGCCCTGGATCTTCCTGTCCAGAGTTACAAGAGACCCTGCTGTTTGTTGTCCTGCTGTCAAGGGTTTCTGTACAGACTGCGAGAAAAATGGAAATTCAGCCCCTCTGCCACGGCCCCAGTGCAGTCGttgctctctcctctctcactgTCCCTTTCTCCGTCCCTCACTGTCtgtccacacactgcactgtgaggGGCAGGCTGGGCTGCAGGTctctgagcgagcgagcgagtggCACTGGGGTCCAGTCTGGGTTTTACTGAAGTCATAAATTATGGGTTGTGGAAGGCCTGCCTGAACTCAggtacaacagcagcaacagcaacagcaaagaTACATATGCACAGTAGAGAGGAATCAGAGCTTTcttgtctttaaaaataaataccagaGTGGTCAATAATATGTTCTCTCCCCAGGCCAGGATCAGACGCTCCAGTGTCCGAACACAGCAGAAGGTAATCGGCTGTCAATCAGGGCTGGCCATCCCTGGCTCTGGACAGTCAGGGCAGATTGCAATGACACGATCTGATTACATCGAGGATTGTACTCTGATCAGCATGCACACAAATGTGGACATGGTTTTATAGTTAATCATAGTTCAAAATGAACCCAAGATGAAAGATTTCTTAAAACAAGACAGAAATAGTATCCTATTGGACCACAGGTTTAACCCAGGAATAAATTTGAAAGGTGGATTAACCTTTTTTAATCTTGGAGGAATTTGTACGTCCGGGCAGCGTGTCTGAGGTGGACTGAGGTACACAACACAGTGGCAACATCTCACAGTGTGAGGGACGGccatccagagagagagagcaggggttcaacactgtactgagagagagaaacagtgagagagagagcaggggttCAACATtacgctgagagagagaaacagagaggccAAAAGATGGGCTCTCCCAGCGCAGGAGgtttaacactgtactgattcTCAGAGGGGTGATGTCAGTGTAACGAGCCTGTTACACTCAGTACATGCACCGCTCataggagagagggagagagagagagagagaggcacgcatggacactgactgactgcgcTGCTCTAGGTGCCGTGGGCTGGTCTGTCCacagcctccctctctctctctcagtcctcCTGTGTCTTCGTCCACTCCGTCCCCTCGGTGCGCTGGAAGGCCGTGTTCTGTTTCCGCACCAGGCGCCAGTAGCTGCCCCCCCTCTCCAGCAGCTGGCAGTGGGAGCCCCTCTCCACCACCTGCCCCCCCTCCAGCACCACGATCTCGTGAGCCCTCTCCACGGCCGCCAGCCGGTGGGCGATCAGCAGCACCGCACAGCCGCGAGAGCTGTTCAGCAGCGCCTGGTGAATCTGTGAGGAGAGGAATACAGACACTGCaggttgctgtaattgtgtatgGTGTCGGTATTTAAAGGCTTTGAGAGTAACAGAGATGAGGGAACTAGAGTTACAgtgagaggagacacacacacacacacacacacatatacagacacacacagacagagagagagagtgagagcaacagacacacagggacagggacagtgcTGCTTGTACCTTGTGCTCGCTCTCAGTGTCCAGGGAGCTGGTGGCGTCGTCCAGCACCAGCACCGTGGGGCGTCTGACCAGCGCCCTGGCGATCGCGATGCGCTGCTTCTGCCCCCCGGAGAGCTGCCCTCCCTTCTCCCCCGCATCTGAACACAGAGCACTGATCAGCACAGGGCAATACAGGGCAATACAGTAtgatacacacacagtgtagtatAATGCCATACAGCATTAATACAGTataccagtcagtcagtgtgtcattgcTACAGAGACTCAGTCAGCGTCAGTCAGTCTGACCTGTGTCGTATCCGCTCTGCAGGCCGTCGATGAAGGTGTGTGCGTGGGCCAGCTTGGCTGCCCTGGTGACCTCGGCTTTGTCCACCTCCTCCTGACCGTACGCGATGTTCTCCTGCACCGAGCGAGCGAACAGCACCGGCTCCTGACTGACCACTGCGatctgagagagtgagagaggtgAGTCAGTGTGTCGCAGTATTAGTCAGTGTGTTGCAGTATTAGCCAGTGTGTTGCAGTGTTACCTTGTGGTGCAGGTACTGGTGCTCGTAGCTGTACAGCGGCTGTCCGTCCAGCAGGATTTGTCCCTGCTGTGGCTGGTAGAATCTCTCCAGCAGAGACACGCAGGTGCTCTTCCCCCCCCCTGAGGGGCCCACCAGGGCTGTCACCTGACCTGGCCGCAGCTCCAGAGACACGCCCTGCGCACACAGGACAGCGTTAACACTGCATTGACACACAGGACAGCATTAACACTGCAttgacacacattgacacattgACTGCAGTACCTTGAGCACCGGGGTGTCGGGCCGGCTGGGGTAGGAGAAGCTGACGTTCCTGAACTCCACGTGACCCCGCAGGTGCTTGGGCGCCAGGTGACCCTCAGGGGGCAACAGCAGTTCCCGGTCCATGAACTCGAAGATCTTCTCTGACGCCCCGATCGCCTTCTTCACGTGGGGGTAATAATTCAACAGCacctgagggagggagggagagaggaacagCCCTGTAGGACACGGCCTGGgatcacacacagagaaagatgTGCTGGGTGGACTGACAGAAagatagagacagagacagagtgagaaagagaagggaaaagggatgggagagagagacaggcagctCAGACAGAGAGCTGAGAGACACAGCTGAGGACAGCCTTGCATCAGAGCCCGCTGAGGCTGACTCTTGGCACAGTGTTGGTTAGGCGCTGGCAGTGTGCCGTACCTCAACGGCCGAGGTGAACTGCAGCTCATACAGCACGAAGGACACCAGGTCGCCGCTGGACACATCGCCTCCAGTTACCAGCCGGCCCCCGTAGTACAGGATACTGACCTTCAGAGCCAGACTGGAcagctggggagagagagagagagtgagtacacacattgacacagacactgtccacaCTCTGTCTCGGCCCAGGCACAGGCAGACTCACGCTGTTGGTCCAGGTGGATAGGGCGTAGGCGGCTGCCTCAGTCTTGTTGTGCGTGTACGTCTCCTCCAGCCGCTCCGCGTAGCGCCGCGCCTCCCCCTCCTCGTTCGCAAAGCTGCGCACCGTCTTAATCAGCGAGAACGTCTCTGTGGCGACGTCGTTGGCCTTGGCCAGGGAGCTCTGCACCTTCGCCGACAGGGACTgaggagagaggagacacacagagaacacTCTAATAACAGTGTAATAACACAATAATACAGCACTAACAGACTGAGGAGAGAGGAGACACTGACTACAACACTCTAATAACAATGTAATAacatggctgctgctgacgctcgCTGATGAGATGCTaatgtgccgcagctgtgttgtccacTCCCTCTCAAACAGGCTAcggactcacggctgcgggcaatgagcaccgaggcgactgtgacgtctGCGGCAGCTGTGTCTTCTCTAtgtaatccctctccctccccgaggGAGTCAGCTAACCCACTGAGAAGGAGGTCTGCCACTACGACCCCTTACTGCCCGGAGCCCCCTGTTTGTGTAGACATTTGTGTgcctgttttgctttgtttttccccttcttGTGTTCCCCCTACTGGACCTACCCGACcctcaataaagcccggacaccgctgcaacccgagactctctctctccctgtgtatTGCATCCGGCATTTACATTGTGTTACACAGATTGTATTGCATTGTGTCAGTGTAGGAGATACGCTGTACCTGGTAGAACTTGCCGGAGAACTCGGGGACGAGCCAGATGAGCGGCAGCCCCAGCGCGGTGAACAGGGCCAGGCGGCCGGACAGACGCAGCATGAAGGAGAAGAGGAAGAGCACGCGCATCAGGTACCACATGAGCAGACTGAGCTTCTCACTCAGAGACTCGCTCAtcgtgtttgtgtctgtggtgATCCGGGACACGATGTCacctggggggggggcagagagagaaagagagagggaggaagagtcATCTACTACAGTTAAGTAGACACTCAGACACTCAGTACAATACTGTGGAGATGTGTCTcactggtgtgtgtttgtgtctgtgaggTCAAACAAGGCAATATCCAGCCTCAGCACAGAGCTCcacacagtgtagtacagtgtgagTACAGTGTGAGTAGTGTGTGAGTATAGTGTGTAGTAGTGTGTGAGCAGTATGAGAGTACAGTGCCTCACCGGTGTGC
This Amia ocellicauda isolate fAmiCal2 chromosome 15, fAmiCal2.hap1, whole genome shotgun sequence DNA region includes the following protein-coding sequences:
- the LOC136771275 gene encoding antigen peptide transporter 1 → MRLWLSLTLLLCADLGVVQLLRWAHLSYSSSSPTSAPSSAPSLQHQPLITVWGGGLLRALLLLLLSVPLSLPVSLGPPLVVLFLLCPSYCSLRRALALPLAELQWGWHSWPWVLQGYLVTAVGVLLYRRYGPSLCATAPTSSSAPAAGVSLRRLLGYMRPDAKKFGFIGVFLVVSSLGEMAIPFYTGRMTDWIMNEDEPEAFTHAITAMTLITVMSAVCEFVCDLIYNVTMSLIHTRIQGLVFSSVLKQEIAFFDSMHTGDIVSRITTDTNTMSESLSEKLSLLMWYLMRVLFLFSFMLRLSGRLALFTALGLPLIWLVPEFSGKFYQSLSAKVQSSLAKANDVATETFSLIKTVRSFANEEGEARRYAERLEETYTHNKTEAAAYALSTWTNSLSSLALKVSILYYGGRLVTGGDVSSGDLVSFVLYELQFTSAVEVLLNYYPHVKKAIGASEKIFEFMDRELLLPPEGHLAPKHLRGHVEFRNVSFSYPSRPDTPVLKGVSLELRPGQVTALVGPSGGGKSTCVSLLERFYQPQQGQILLDGQPLYSYEHQYLHHKIAVVSQEPVLFARSVQENIAYGQEEVDKAEVTRAAKLAHAHTFIDGLQSGYDTDAGEKGGQLSGGQKQRIAIARALVRRPTVLVLDDATSSLDTESEHKIHQALLNSSRGCAVLLIAHRLAAVERAHEIVVLEGGQVVERGSHCQLLERGGSYWRLVRKQNTAFQRTEGTEWTKTQED